A genome region from Syntrophaceae bacterium includes the following:
- a CDS encoding tetratricopeptide repeat protein — protein sequence MNDPKHPSGADMDEAIVRERAAEISRTLGNCKKFIHQGNVYACLSGFRDVLEKMLVTRMLPQDQKDLQEGINEFQRQLMTSAAFRNAFGPVTFQDDDNETSLAFIRQLVSVSEEEITRSLSGGDESPENRAVMITRLIDKGEHEKARALIGTNEDLLTFILQTYNARGIQARKEGNYDKAVAEFRKALSLAPDDEGLLYNLARAYAAKKDTKPAVDSIRKALQINPAFAEAQALLNYLQAG from the coding sequence ATGAACGACCCCAAACACCCGTCCGGGGCGGACATGGACGAGGCCATCGTCAGAGAGCGCGCCGCGGAAATCTCCAGGACCCTGGGGAACTGCAAGAAGTTCATCCACCAGGGCAACGTCTACGCCTGCCTCAGCGGCTTCAGGGACGTCCTGGAGAAGATGCTCGTCACCCGGATGCTGCCCCAGGACCAGAAGGACCTGCAGGAGGGCATCAACGAGTTCCAGCGGCAGCTCATGACGAGCGCCGCGTTCCGCAACGCCTTCGGCCCCGTCACGTTCCAGGACGACGACAACGAGACGTCGCTTGCCTTCATCCGGCAGCTGGTCAGCGTCTCCGAGGAGGAGATAACCCGGAGCCTCTCCGGCGGGGACGAGAGCCCGGAAAACCGGGCCGTCATGATCACGCGGCTCATCGACAAGGGGGAGCACGAAAAGGCCCGTGCCCTGATCGGCACAAACGAGGACCTCCTCACCTTCATCCTCCAGACCTACAACGCCCGGGGCATCCAGGCCCGCAAGGAAGGCAACTACGACAAGGCCGTCGCGGAGTTCCGCAAGGCCCTCTCCCTCGCCCCCGACGACGAGGGCCTGCTCTACAACCTCGCCCGCGCCTATGCGGCGAAGAAAGACACGAAACCCGCCGTCGACTCCATCCGCAAGGCCCTCCAGATCAACCCCGCCTTCGCCGAGGCGCAGGCCCTGCTGAACTATCTGCAGGCAGGGTGA
- a CDS encoding GGDEF domain-containing protein: MDEGEGGRRALDFDEKNFLFEWLVENNKTLTRKNKELLVENLKLRSRLEELEKISFIDPTTGLYNRWYLQPRLVEEFSRARRREFPLSCLFIDIDDFKTVNDRYGHFIGDRILRDMALLLRGHCRKEDVLIRFGGDEFVLLLSSSGQRAARAAAERIRGRIRAHAFVGEGTPLALSASIGVSTLEKQHVASSGDPWELVWTADGAMHLARQKGPGRIHWLNCRGKREKAECGERAVS, from the coding sequence ATGGACGAGGGCGAAGGCGGCCGAAGAGCGCTGGACTTCGACGAGAAGAACTTTCTCTTCGAGTGGCTCGTGGAAAACAACAAGACCCTGACGCGGAAGAACAAGGAACTGCTCGTCGAAAACCTGAAGCTCCGATCCCGGCTGGAGGAACTCGAGAAGATCAGCTTCATCGACCCGACGACGGGCCTCTACAACCGGTGGTACCTGCAGCCCCGCCTCGTGGAGGAATTCTCCAGGGCAAGGCGCAGGGAATTCCCCCTGTCCTGCCTTTTCATCGATATCGACGACTTCAAGACTGTCAACGACCGCTACGGTCACTTCATCGGCGACAGGATCCTCCGGGACATGGCCCTGCTGCTCCGGGGGCACTGCCGCAAGGAGGACGTGCTGATCCGCTTCGGGGGCGACGAGTTCGTCCTGCTTCTCAGCTCGTCGGGGCAGAGGGCGGCCAGGGCGGCCGCCGAGCGCATCCGGGGGCGCATCCGGGCGCACGCGTTTGTCGGCGAGGGCACGCCGCTCGCTCTTTCGGCGTCGATCGGGGTGAGCACCCTCGAGAAGCAGCACGTCGCCTCGTCCGGGGACCCCTGGGAACTCGTCTGGACGGCTGACGGGGCCATGCACCTGGCGAGACAGAAAGGCCCGGGCCGGATCCACTGGTTAAACTGCCGCGGCAAGCGGGAAAAGGCCGAATGCGGCGAACGCGCGGTATCGTGA
- a CDS encoding response regulator produces MAKMFFSTSEVADLFNVNRVTIYRWVKEGMVKGYKVGKHLKIPLAEVERLKREFGFGDVSLETLQGGETEAAGAGKTAARGPSLKKLVMVIDDDENILTFIQNAFEGLGLNRHCNLKTYANGLEAVLHIGEEKPDLILLDIVMPNLNGLELAEKIRKMHRDIKIIILTGYPEYLTEDERGKFLDYMTKPVDLRKLYETIVKALDIPADRANGAQARS; encoded by the coding sequence ATGGCGAAGATGTTTTTTTCCACGTCCGAGGTGGCGGATCTCTTCAACGTCAACCGGGTGACCATCTACCGCTGGGTCAAAGAGGGGATGGTGAAGGGATACAAGGTGGGCAAGCACCTCAAGATCCCGCTGGCGGAGGTCGAGCGGCTCAAGCGGGAGTTCGGCTTCGGCGACGTGTCGCTGGAGACGCTCCAGGGGGGCGAGACCGAGGCGGCAGGGGCCGGAAAAACCGCGGCCCGGGGCCCTTCCCTCAAGAAGCTCGTCATGGTCATCGACGACGACGAGAACATCCTCACCTTCATCCAGAACGCCTTCGAGGGACTCGGCCTCAACCGGCACTGCAACCTCAAGACCTACGCCAACGGGCTCGAGGCGGTTCTGCACATCGGGGAGGAGAAGCCGGACCTCATCCTGCTGGACATCGTCATGCCCAACCTCAACGGTCTCGAGCTCGCCGAGAAGATCCGCAAGATGCACCGGGACATCAAGATCATCATCCTGACGGGCTATCCCGAGTATCTCACGGAGGACGAGCGGGGCAAGTTCCTCGACTACATGACGAAGCCCGTCGATCTGAGAAAGCTCTACGAGACGATCGTCAAGGCCCTCGACATCCCCGCGGACAGGGCCAACGGCGCCCAGGCGCGCTCCTGA
- a CDS encoding purine-binding chemotaxis protein CheW: protein MTERQEHTEAGIPAKEGKYLTFSLAGEEYGIGILKVKEIIGMMNITPVPQTPEFVKGVINLRGKVIPVVDLRLRFGLEAAAYTERTCIIVVEVAGAGGSVMMGIVVDAVSEVLNIRGADIENTPAFGVRLNTDFILGMAKAAGGIKILLDIDKVLSSEDLVAVRRAA from the coding sequence ATGACCGAACGGCAGGAACACACCGAGGCCGGCATACCGGCAAAGGAAGGGAAATACCTCACCTTCTCGCTGGCGGGCGAGGAGTACGGGATCGGGATTTTGAAGGTCAAGGAGATCATCGGGATGATGAACATCACCCCGGTTCCCCAGACCCCGGAGTTCGTCAAGGGGGTCATCAACCTCCGTGGGAAAGTCATCCCCGTCGTGGACCTGCGCCTCCGGTTCGGCCTGGAGGCCGCGGCCTACACGGAGCGCACCTGCATCATCGTCGTGGAGGTGGCGGGGGCCGGCGGCTCGGTCATGATGGGAATCGTCGTCGACGCCGTCTCGGAGGTGCTCAACATCCGGGGGGCCGACATCGAGAACACGCCCGCCTTCGGGGTGCGGCTCAACACGGATTTCATCCTCGGGATGGCCAAGGCGGCAGGCGGCATCAAGATCCTGCTCGACATCGACAAGGTCCTCAGCAGCGAGGATCTCGTGGCGGTCCGCCGCGCGGCCTGA